The following coding sequences lie in one Arachis ipaensis cultivar K30076 chromosome B03, Araip1.1, whole genome shotgun sequence genomic window:
- the LOC107630084 gene encoding WD repeat-containing protein 44 → MTKPIVDQEEEEEETHTLFYDSHDRLLSSSTSSSNSDDDTATSPQNDTNTAKNDSTNNSNSSSPTHALAMCRYDIWISEPSSVSERRSRLLRHFGLPARSVSSQHLHRVAADTTSAASAAAAILRSKSESAADRCDLQVPAQQPAIRSVCRSGDAGSVVNNGNCSANGNVSTVIDSRGKSNETRREIESVEEEACTIKDLDNGKEFVVKEVRKDGTWKKLREVGTGRHLTMEEFEMTVGHSPIVQELMRRQNVEDGNGDGDGDAVDLNSNDCSRSGGGGDSGGESKVKRRGSWFKSIKSVASSVAAAGHKERWSRSGDERDTSSEKGGRRSSSATDDSQDGSSFLCPERVRVRQYGKSCKELTGLYKSQEIQAHEGSIWSIRFSLDGRYLASAGEDCVIHVWQVVETERKGELLLMEKPEDANVNMLFIMNGSPERATLSPSKESSLEKRRRGRPSVSRKSLSLDQLVVPETVFALTEKPICSFEGHLDDVLDLSWSRSQHLLSSSMDKTVRLWHLSSKSCLKIFSHSDYVTCIQFNPVDDRYFISGSLDAKVRIWSIPDRQVVDWTDLHEMVTAASYTPDGQGALVGSIKGSCHLYNTSENKLQQKSQINLQNRRKRSRKITGFQFAPGSSSEVLITSSDSRIRVVDGVDLVHKFKGFRNSTSQISASLTANGKYIVAASEDSHIYIWRNEADCRPNRSKAVTVTSSYEHFHCKDVSVAIPWPGMDYAWEMHDTFSREQPEFDDNVDEVSSANHPPTPVEEDIGTEGSQSASGCNNSPLHGTIAGATDSYFFDRISATWPDEKQLAATRNRSSQISVDLSSNAVSQNMSAWGMVIVTAGLRGEIRTFQNFGLPLGV, encoded by the exons ATGACCAAACCCATCGTTgaccaagaagaagaagaagaagaaacccaCACTTTGTTCTACGACTCCCACGACCGTTTACTATCGTCCTCTACCTCTTCATCTAACTCCGACGACGACACCGCAACTTCCCCTCAAAACGACACCAACACTGCCAAAAACGACAGCACTAACAACTCCAACTCTAGCTCCCCCACTCATGCCTTGGCCATGTGCAGGTACGATATATGGATCTCGGAACCCTCCTCCGTCTCCGAACGCCGTTCTCGCCTCCTCCGCCACTTCGGCCTCCCTGCTCGATCGGTCTCCTCGCAACACCTCCACCGCGTCGCCGCCGACACAACCTCCGCAGCCTCTGCTGCCGCCGCCATTCTCCGATCCAAATCCGAGAGCGCCGCGGATCGGTGTGATTTGCAGGTGCCAGCTCAGCAGCCTGCAATTCGATCGGTTTGCCGCTCTGGCGACGCCGGTTCGGTTGTAAATAACGGTAATTGCAGCGCTAATGGCAATGTCTCAACGGTCATCGATTCGCGGGGCAAGAGCAATGAAACTCGGAGAGAGATTGAGAGTGTGGAAGAGGAAGCGTGCACTATAAAGGATCTTGATAACGGGAAGGAGTTTGTGGTGAAGGAGGTGAGGAAAGATGGCACGTGGAAGAAGCTTAGGGAAGTTGGAACTGGAAGGCATTTGACTATGGAGGAATTTGAGATGACTGTTGGGCATTCCCCAATTGTTCAGGAACTAATGCGGCGGCAAAATGTCGAAGATGGTAATGGAGATGGAGATGGAGATGCGGTTGATTTGAATTCAAATGATTGTAGCCGCAGTGGTGGCGGTGGTGATAGTGGTGGTGAGAGTAAGGTGAAGAGAAGGGGGAGTTGGTTTAAGAGTATAAAGAGTGTGGCGAGTTCGGTAGCCGCAGCGGGGCATAAGGAGAGGTGGAGTAGGAGTGGTGATGAGAGGGATACATCGTCCGAGAAAGGTGGCCGGAGGTCCAGCTCCGCGACAGATGATAGCCAGGATGGCAGTTCATTTCTTTGTCCTGAAAGAGTGAGAGTGAGGCAATATGGGAAATCATGTAAGGAGCTGACAGGGCTTTACAAGAGCCAGGAGATACAGGCTCATGAGGGATCAATTTGGAGCATAAGGTTTAGTTTGGATGGGAGGTATCTTGCAAGTGCGGGCGAGGATTGTGTGATCCATGTTTGGCAGGTTGTAGAAACTGAGAGGAAAGGGGAGCTGCTGCTGATGGAGAAGCCCGAAGACGCCAATGTGAATATGTTGTTTATCATGAATGGGTCGCCGGAGCGGGCTACGCTGTCCCCTAGCAAGGAGAGTAGCCTTGAGAAGAGGAGAAGGGGGAGGCCATCTGTTAGCAGGAAGTCATTGAGTTTGGACCAGTTAGTTGTGCCAGAAACTGTTTTTGCGCTCACGGAGAAACCCATTTGCTCTTTCGAAGGCCATCTCGACGATGTGCTTGACCTCTCCTGGTCCAGGTCTCAG CACTTGCTCTCGTCTTCGATGGATAAAACAGTGCGGCTATGGCATTTGTCTAGCAAGTcgtgtttgaaaattttttcacACAGTGACTATG TGACTTGCATCCAGTTCAATCCTGTTGATGATAGATACTTCATTAGCGGATCTTTGGATGCTAAGGTTCGCATATGGAGCATTCCTGATCGGCAAGTCGTGGATTGGACTGATCTGCATGAAATGGTCACTGCTGCATCTTATACACCTGATGGTCAG GGTGCACttgttggttcaatcaagggtaGCTGCCATTTATATAATACATCTG AAAATAAGCTGCAACAGAAAAGTCAGATCAATCTGCAGAACAGGAGAAAGAGATCGAGGAAAATTACTGGCTTCCAG TTTGCCCCAGGAAGTTCATCTGAAGTACTCATTACATCTTCAGATTCTCGAATTCGGGTTGTTGATGGCGTTGATCTGGTTCATAAGTTTAAAG GGTTTCGGAATTCGACTAGCCAAATTTCAGcctccctcacagcaaatggtaAGTATATTGTCGCTGCAAGTGAGGATTCCCATATATACATATGGAGAAATGAAGCTGATTGCAGACCTAACAGAAGTAAAGCTGTCACCGTTACAAGCTCATATGAGCATTTTCACTGTAAAGATGTATCAGTGGCCATCCCGTGGCCTGGTATGGATTATGCATGGGAGATGCATGATACGTTTTCTAGGGAACAGCCTGAGTTCGATGATAATGTGGATGAGGTCTCATCGGCCAACCATCCCCCTACCCCTGTAGAGGAAGATATTGGTACTGAGGGCTCACAATCTGCATCAGGTTGCAACAATAGTCCACTTCATGGAACTATTGCAGGTGCAACAGACAGTTATTTTTTTGACAGAATTTCAGCAACATGGCCAGATGAAAAACAACTTGCTGCTACGAGGAACCGAAGCTCCCAAATCAGTGTTGATTTATCTAGTAACGCAGTGAGTCAAAACATGTCAGCCTGGGGCATGGTCATCGTAACTGCCGGCCTTCGAGGGGAAATTCGAACTTTCCAAAACTTCGGATTGCCACTGGGCGTATAA
- the LOC107632780 gene encoding uncharacterized protein LOC107632780 produces the protein MRYDGTQDPQEHLTAFEARMNLEGVGDEVRCRAFPVTLAGPAIRWFNSLPQGSVAEFSDIRHAFLAQFTTRIAKAKHPINLLGVTQRSGEPTRKYLDRFNDECLEIDGLTDSVASLCLTNGLLNEDFRKHLTTRPVWTMQEIQCVAREYINNEEVSQVVAANKQQPSFNQNRHHGSGERRQEHARDGAPSKIPRPFPRVGKFTNYTPLTAPIMEVYQ, from the coding sequence atgaggtacgacggaacCCAAGACCCACAGGAGCACcttacggccttcgaggccagaatgaacctggaGGGAGTAGGGGACGAGGTAAGGTGTCGCGCCTTCCCGGTCACCCTCGCGGGACCTGCGATACGGTGGTTTAATagcctcccgcagggctcggtggCCGAGTTCTCAGATATAAGACACGCCTTCTTAGCCCAATTCACTACCAGAATAGCCAAGGCAAAGCACCCAATCAACCTGCTTGGAGTGACGCAGAGGTCCGGAGAACCGACAAGAAAATATTTGGATCGTTTCAACGACGAGTGCCTGGAGATCGATGGACTAACCGACTCGGTCGCCAGCCTATGCCTGACGAACGGACTCCTAAACGAAGACTTCAGAAAACACCTCACGACGAGACCAGtgtggacaatgcaggagatccaatgCGTAGCCAGAGAATACATCAATaacgaagaagtcagccaggtTGTGGCTGCCAATAAGCAGCAGCCCTCCTTCAACCAAAACCGGCACCACGGAAGCGGAGAAAGGCGCCAGGAACACGCCAGAGACGGCGCTCCGAGTAAGATTCCCAGACCGTTTCCTCGTGTCGGGAAGTTCACTAACTACACTCCTCTCACCGCACCTATCATGGAAGTTTATCAATAG